The genomic stretch CCACGCACTCACGAGATTGAGCCCGAGCGCCATTCCCGAGAGCACGCCCACCACCGGCGCGACCTCCCACACACCGCGCCCCTGCCAGAGGACCCCGAGAAATCCCTCCATCGCCCAATACACGATCGTGAGCCGTGCCGCCGCCTGCAAAAACTCGGGCATCATCGAGACCGGAAACCACGCGCCGCCGACCGCACTCATGGTCAGAATCAGAAACGTCGCCAGCCCGCTGGCCACCGCCTGACTCCGCGCCACCGCCGCCAACAGCATGCCGAACGAAGTGCATGCCGCCGCCGCCGCCGTCGCCACCACCACCAACGCCGGCAGATGCGCGACCACCTCGATGTCGTACATCAGACTCCCCGCGCCGAAGAGCACGAGCAACTGCGCGACCCCGATCAACGTACCGCACCAGAACTTGCTCCAAAGAATGTGCGTCCTTCGCACCGGCGCCGCCAGCAGCCGCAAGAACAGACCCGCCCGCTTCTCCTCGAACAACGAAGCCGCCGACGAAGAGAGCGAAAACATCAAGAACATCATCGCCCATCCACCGACGTTGCGCGTCGGCCCGGGCTCACGCACCTGCTCGCCGACCACCGTCTCTTGTTCCACGACTGCAGGTGCCGGCATCGGTCCCGTCGCCGCTCGCCATACCGCCCGCTCGACCAAGCCCCCCACGAGTGCCGTCTCGATCGCATTGCGCGGATTCTGCAACAGCCGCACCCGCACGCCTGCGCCCTCGTCTTCCGCCGCCTCGAGCACCACGGCGAAGCGAATCTCACCCGATTCGATCCTTCGCCGCACACTGGCGTCCGTCCCGTCGTCGTCCTGCCTACTCCGGATCGCGAAAGCCGGTTCCGCCGCCAGACTCGCCGCCACTGCGGCCCCGCGCGGCGTTCCACTCACGTCCACCACCGCGAGCGTGACTGCTCCTGCACGCACCCCTTCCGCTCCACCTCCGAACACGGCACCGAAGATGTAGATCAGGGCCAGCGGCACCGCGAACGCCAGCGCCACGGCCACCGGCTCGTTGAAGAACAGGATCAAGTCCTTCCGCAAAAGCGCCCACACCGCCCTCATTCGCGCAAATTCCTCCCCGTGAGGTGCAAAAACACCGCTTCCAAAGAGGGACGCCGCAGTTGCACCGCCTCTACCGGCGCGTTCCGCTCCTCCAAGTCGCGGAACAGCTCCGACAACCGGAACTCTTTCCGTGGACGCAGCACGAGCCGCTCGTCGGTCTCCAACACATCTCCGTGTGCCCCAAAGACGCCACGCAGCGCGTCCCCGACGTCTCTCCTACACGAAATCTCTTCCTCGAACGGCAGCACCCGCAGCAACTCGGCCACCGTCCCGAGCCGCAAGATTCGCCCGTGATCGATGATCGCGATCCGCCCGCACAACGCCTGCGCCTCTTCCATGTAGTGCGTGGAATACACCACCGTCGTCCCGGAGCGGTTCACCTCGCGCAACAGCTCGAAGATCGCATGGCGCGACTGCGGATCCACGCCCACCGTCGGCTCATCGCACAACAGCACCCGGGGTCGATGCAACAACGCCGCCGCGATGTTCAACCGCCTCTGCATCCCTCCGGAAAAGGTCTTCACCCGCGCCCGCTTGCGGTCGTCCAACCGCACTGCCGCGAGCATTTCCGCCACGCGCTCCCGCAAGAACCGCCCTCCGAGACCGTAGAGCGACCCGAAGATCCTCAAGTTCTGTTCTGCGGACAACTCGCCGTAGAGCGCGATCGACTGCGGCACCGAGCCCAACATCCCGCGCCAGGCGGGATCACTACGCGAAGCACGCACCCCCGCAATTTCGACGACACCTCCCGACGCGTCGAGAAAGCCGGAGAGCACGCTCATCAAGGTGCTCTTTCCGGCGCCATTCGGGCCCAACAGACCGAAGAACTCGCCCTCGCGAATCGACAGATCGATCCCATCGAGCGCCGTAACCGCCCCGAAGCGATGCACCAAACCCGCGATCCCGACGACCTCTCCTCCCCGGGAGCGTTCAGATCCGGTCGGAACGTCGTGCGCCGCCATCGGTAGAACGTCGCGCCGACGCCCCGCAACTCGGTGCCTCAGAGGCCCGGCAACGTGACCGACGCCGCCTCGGCCGCGACCGGAAGACGCGCCCTCAACGCAGCCGATCGACTGGCCCAAATCCCCACTGGGTTGAGCGCGTCGAGCTTGTCG from Opitutales bacterium ASA1 encodes the following:
- a CDS encoding ABC transporter ATP-binding protein — protein: MAAHDVPTGSERSRGGEVVGIAGLVHRFGAVTALDGIDLSIREGEFFGLLGPNGAGKSTLMSVLSGFLDASGGVVEIAGVRASRSDPAWRGMLGSVPQSIALYGELSAEQNLRIFGSLYGLGGRFLRERVAEMLAAVRLDDRKRARVKTFSGGMQRRLNIAAALLHRPRVLLCDEPTVGVDPQSRHAIFELLREVNRSGTTVVYSTHYMEEAQALCGRIAIIDHGRILRLGTVAELLRVLPFEEEISCRRDVGDALRGVFGAHGDVLETDERLVLRPRKEFRLSELFRDLEERNAPVEAVQLRRPSLEAVFLHLTGRNLRE
- a CDS encoding ABC transporter permease, whose translation is MRAVWALLRKDLILFFNEPVAVALAFAVPLALIYIFGAVFGGGAEGVRAGAVTLAVVDVSGTPRGAAVAASLAAEPAFAIRSRQDDDGTDASVRRRIESGEIRFAVVLEAAEDEGAGVRVRLLQNPRNAIETALVGGLVERAVWRAATGPMPAPAVVEQETVVGEQVREPGPTRNVGGWAMMFLMFSLSSSAASLFEEKRAGLFLRLLAAPVRRTHILWSKFWCGTLIGVAQLLVLFGAGSLMYDIEVVAHLPALVVVATAAAAACTSFGMLLAAVARSQAVASGLATFLILTMSAVGGAWFPVSMMPEFLQAAARLTIVYWAMEGFLGVLWQGRGVWEVAPVVGVLSGMALGLNLVSAWWFRRGTMFR